From Gossypium raimondii isolate GPD5lz chromosome 11, ASM2569854v1, whole genome shotgun sequence:
tgcataaatgacCTCCATGTTAGCCTTCAGCTTCGGCTTCAACATCCCATGTTTTGAGCAGCTTTCTACCTTGATGACCTCAAATGATTCATtcacaaacaaacaaaactCAGCACCCATTTCACTTCCAAGACCGTTCTCCGCATCCTCAACACAAGCTAACGCAATTTGTTGGCACCATTCAATCTCCATATTCTTACTTTCAGCATTGATATTGAACACCATGGTTTTGCTTTCGTTTTTGTTTGGAGTACTTGCGCTGAATAAATTAGGGGAGGAGTCGGTGGTACCATTGACACCCGGCAAGTAAAATAAGGGTAGCTTTCGTTCATTGTTGTGGTCGACAATGTTATTGTGAATGCTCGCCCATGTCTTGATGAACTCAGTTCTTAAGAAAAAGTCTACCAGAAGAATGCTGCAGCTGATTCCGATCGAGTATCCTCCGCATTGGAAATTGGTCACCTGTTAAAACATTGTTAGCTCCATTTGAAAGTGATTAAATGAAAGACTGTTAGATTACCTGAACATAGAATAGTGGGGAGAACTGTGGATTATGTTCATCGATATCGTTCCAAAAAACAAGCTGAGCTTCAGCCTCTTCCCTTTGCTTCAAATCGAGAAACTCCGAAAGAGTAGTCTGAATCGTTGCCTCGATTATTCGAACGCCCGAATCGTTGGACACGATCTCCAACTCACCATCGTTTCGGTCCCTTTTCTGAAGACGTCCGGAGATCATCGGTTGTTCCAACAAAGCTCTCCCAAGTGACTCTTTAATCCACCCTGCAACTACCCAACCTGAATCTTATCCCTTCATGTAGCATTGGACCATGTTGAAACACCTCTGGAACATCTCCGGACCAACAAGATCCCGTGACAGCACTCGTCGTGTCTGTCGTGGTTCGGTTATTCTCATCGGAGTAACCGAGTGAAAACCTTTAATGGATACCTTAGGGACTAAGCTATTGCCATGGCTTGCCATCTTCGGAAAAGCTTGTGAACGAAACAAGTTACTTCTTTGCTAATTGTGATGGTATTTATGGCCTAATTAGCTCATGAAATTGGAATCACGtgaaagttaaattttgagCAGGGGGTAGTTTGCTTTGATTTCCCTTTGGTTACCAGCTCTCGAACCTTGACAAGACTATGTGACAAAGCATCTAACCATTGAGGACAAGAGGAAAGCCAGTGAGCAGGGGGTAGTTTACTGGAATACCTAATGTGTTatgataattaataaacaaaatttgctaATCTAATCTAAATAAAGCTTTCCGTAGCTCTGTAATTAAAAGTTAGTTAAAGTGGCACATTGCAAGTGTCTTTTTCCATGTGTTTCGTCTTATCTTGTTTCCCCAACTAAAGCCCAACAAGCATATTAAACAAGcatattaaaacccaaattagtAAGTTTATTAATTCAGGAAAAAAAATCAGTTGAACAAATTATTAGTGGTTCAATCCTGCCCTCATCAGGGACGAAATTagactatttaaaatttttaaaattttaaattaatgaaaagaaaattgtactttgacccttaaaaataataaaaattaatttatttttttaaaaattataaagctatagattattaaaattataaaattatacttttactattataaaattataatttaatttccgCCCAAAAATTTTCTGACCGTGGACCTGATATGACAAGTGTGGGTTCAGTATTAATCTTCAGACAACGAATTAACGATGGGTTGGTGGTTTGCATTTACTGTAAGCTTTGGAAACTCTTAAAAATGGAAATCGCCTTGAAATTGAGCAGCATGGGACATTATATACTGATATACATCACTAAATTTAAAGTTGGCGGTAACAGAA
This genomic window contains:
- the LOC105801974 gene encoding protein ECERIFERUM 26-like; the protein is MISGRLQKRDRNDGELEIVSNDSGVRIIEATIQTTLSEFLDLKQREEAEAQLVFWNDIDEHNPQFSPLFYVQVTNFQCGGYSIGISCSILLVDFFLRTEFIKTWASIHNNIVDHNNERKLPLFYLPGVNGTTDSSPNLFSASTPNKNESKTMVFNINAESKNMEIEWCQQIALACVEDAENGLGSEMGAEFCLFVNESFEVIKVESCSKHGMLKPKLKANMEVIYANWDDLGTNDVSFRLGNKPVHVSHWFRSILRGVVVVIPSPEEEQGAYTVNIFVTVPNEKF